AAAGATGAGGATTAACTTGTGGTTTATaaatttacatatttattttattaaaccaGCGGAAAAATAACCCCGGCCTCTTGCAACTTGTTACATATTTTTCTCATTTCTTTCCACTGTGACAATTACAACATGTCTCAAAAACATTCACACAAATGCACTTTCGCAAAGACAAGTGATTCTCTTTTATTCggaaatatttacaaataatTCCACCGTGTGATTGAGCCTCGCCATTAGCCAATGAAGGGCTGGGACTGGAGGGGGTAATCATGGGACTGATGAAGGCACAAAAGTATGTTTCTCTCCCTACTGGCACACGCTTCTGTATGTTCCCTTCTCTTATTATAGAGCACGAGCAAGATAAAGTCCACTGCCAGTTTAAAGTAGTGGTTCTGAAATCGTCAAGTAAACGGCATAATGAGACCTGCGTGGTGAACAGGGGTGATGTGTATCAGCATCTGTTCTCTGGAAGTTACACTTGTGAGCCAGTGGTTTGTTTCTGAGGCGTAAGGTCAAGCTGGAGATAAATTCAGTCAGTCAGATATTCATTCAGAATTTTGATGGTTCATTTGTACACTTCATCTACAATCAATAAAAAAAGTCTGATCAAAAATAGCTGTTTGAAAATATCGCTTTAGTAATCATTTTACTTTGAGGCATCCATATTTCACCATATTTTGGTGAGTTTCTCTCAACGTTGAAAACAAACATCTCACATAACTGTTGCTGCCCTTCAGCTGCTCTGCCTGTTCGCTCAGAACAAGATTTCAAGTATGATCTTCAAAATCCCAATGAGGATGGTCCAGAAGATggactcttcctcctcctcaaagtcctcctctccccctcccttagGGTACCTGGGCTGGCTTTGGGACCCCTCTTCTGAGGGGTACGCATCCCTCTTGAAAGGGTCCTCGGACAGGGCAGTCTGGTCGTAGAACACCTTCATTTCAAACTCGCTCTCCTTGTGAGACGGGTGGCCATAGATACCGATACCCACCGGCCGGGTGAACTCCCCGGGCACCACCACCACGTCATGCCCGCACGTAACCGACTGCAGCTTGTAGGTGTCGAAGCTGGGCCGAAGCGTCTTGTCAGACACATAGAGGTCGGCGTCACCCTTAAGGCTGCGCATGTGCAGGATGATGCGCCCATCGTGGTTTAGACGCAGGTAGCTGTAGTTGCCCGCACCGATGTGGCCCTGCACCACGTGGAGCAAGACCCACTCCTTCGGCACGGCAAAGGCTGACGAGGAGTCATCATCGTCGAAGTGCAGGAAGCCTTGGGCCTGGGACAAGAGAAGCACCAGCGGTACCAGGACGCTCCAGCAACAAGGTACCATTCCGTCACGAGCAATCACAACCTGGGAGACACTGTGCCTCTACCATCCAAGGATAACCTTGGGTGGTAGGCATAAAGGACAGACCAGAATTATTATTTGCCACAAAAGGATATTCAGTGAGGGGGCCATGACTGCATCAGCATATTAAATCCAGTGAGATATGTGGACTACCACTCACTTTATCTCTACCCATATATCTATACACATAGTAAAATGACACCTCTTGGGAGGCATCATGATGACTGATGACAAACTTGCTAAATATACCTCAGTGGCTTTTGCACAGGGCTTTTCACTGGGACAGAGGCATCCGCCACTTGCAGTCAAGCAAAGTAGCCTTGCCTAACATGTAACATGTAAAATGTATAATGTTAAATGtaattttatgttatttttgtgACACATTATCAATACCCGGTCACCAAATATCAATATTTTACAAAATTCTTCATATTCTAAATGAACTCATCCGCCAATTTATCATACCAAAGTCACTAATTCACGCATGAACATACAGTAAGCATAAACACTGAAATatgcattttaaaaataaatgtttttgttaTGTCTTGAGAGACATATATTTTGTTCTTTAAAAAATCCTTTGTAAAATGCAATGTATATAAGTTACATCACTCCAGCTTTTTGCCTTTTTCTTCTGCTTCACTAACGTTAAACAGATGTGTACTGTAGATTCCACTTTTGCAATGTATGGAGTAGTTTGTGGGTTTCCTAATTTCACAATCAACTGAACACGTGTAAGGGGAAAAACTAAGCTAATTTTCCAAGCAAAACTACAATTTTATTATCATTTACTATGACATATCGCTAGTCATCATCTAACTTCTAGcttgaaaatatcacactagaGTGACTTGACAAACCTGCTAGACAGCTGACAATTTTGTCACAATTTCGTACGGACGACCAAACAGCTTTGTGTTGCACTTTTGTCTCACATTAGCGAGGGTTAGTGCATTCAATAGCAAAGACACTTGTACTAAACCATCGTCACTGCTTTATCTGTCACCCGAACAGGTGGCCAATTGACAAACTGACATTTGACAAACTGTTAGCTTAGCAGCAACAACATGAGTCAAGTTGACTGGGCTCGCTAGCATCCTGAGGCAAAACAGGTTAGCACCTTGGACCATTATCTCACACGAAGTTTAACTTAGCTATTGAAAGATATGGACGAGTATTTAAACAATTGACAGAAATACAGTCTCGTTATGTTTAAATGATCTTTTTTAGATTTCAACTTACCTAACCATAACGTCTGAAGAGGCAAGAATAACTATTTGTTATTTTAGAGGCGACAGCATTTCTCTCACTTGGTGTTACCGCTCCTTCTGCAGTTGCCACTTGCTTATCATAGTGCCATAGCGCCCCCAGCAGAACAGGTGGACAAATTGCACAACAAATCTCGACTTTTTCATTACAAAAAATATAGCTGACCTACATTACGCAGTGTAGGAACCTTTTGTCACGTTTTACactttttgttttgcattttaaaaCTGGAATACTGATTGTACAGTATTAGTATGAGGCCTGTGCCTACTTTCTTTTCAGTGTACCTTCATTGTTGTGGGTCTTTAAGAATTTGAATTGATTAAATCCAAGATGTCCACTGTCATAGTTGTTTTGCGTCATAACACTCCTCACAGACATAGCAGAAGTAAATGGATTTTTAAGCATCTGCCATTTCAGTAAAAAACATAATATCTACTTATATGGCTTTGGGAGATTAATTTAGATATTATGCATGAAATTCCATGGTAAGGGGTTCACATTATTCTTGAAAGGCAAAATCTGTAGATCTCCAACAGCCAGTGGCACTACTCTGGATTGGCAACTCCCCATATTGTGCAACACTGTTGTGGTTTAGAAGGTTAATTTAAGTTCCGCTTCCAAATGAGTAATTAAGCCGCAAACAGCTACTCATTCACCCTCAGTATGTGCTCCACTGAAACAAGGACGCAGGATAACATCTAAATGAACTATTGGGAGTTTACCACACAGATGTCTTATGATTAATGCTTGACATTTGTTACTCATACAGCTATGCAAGATAGACCAATTAACACTGTCCCTGGCTCTTCTAAGCACAACATTGATTTATGATAAATGTGTGACATTAGTTATTCATAACCTTATGCAAGATCAGATGGACCCATCCACTCGGTCTTCGACTCTCATAGGTACAAACATGCCTTGAATAGTTTATGAATAGACCAATAAACTATTCTTGGGTTTCAAGTCTGTATGTAAGGAATTCATGTTTAACTGAACCTCACCACATGGTTGGTAGTGACTATGTTCTGATTGAGGGACCAAGGGTGTCTGTTAGTGCTGTAGTGTGTCTAAGTCAGAgccagggggcagtgtgctgcaTTGTTGAACAGTAATCAGCCCAAAGAAACATTTCTCACATGGCTTTGTATcagcatatttttttttttatcatatatCCGCTTGGACAACAGTCAGTGCCAATTTTATCCATGCTGAATCAGACTCTATGACACGAACAAATGATGTTTGAATAGTTTTGATATTCAAATCAGATCGACAGATCCTCGACTCTTTCTGGTCGCTACCACAAAGCATAGAACATCATCAGCAGAGCTTCTGAATAAGAGCATAcatgtgaaaacaaaaacaaaaacaaaaaaatcctttttttttttttactttacagTGTTACATCCCTTTGGGCTATTTCAACAGTACCCCAGTCTCCATCTTCAGATCAAATAAACAACATTTTCCCCCCCCCACGATAACCTACATCATATAATGTATTTATCTACAGATGTATTATATTGTTAAGTATTGTATGAACGTTTGATACAGCATTTTATTTGTACTAAATGAATCTCACCATCAATGCTGAATGGTGAATTGCTCATTGTGAATGATCATAGAAAACAATTGAACCAGATTAGCAACTGTTAACTTATATATCAAAAACTTGATTTCAGGCATGCACTTTCACACCTCACACATAAAATCAACGGTACTAATTTAACAtcattttttaatcatttttttcttttttacttttaatgaACACCAACTGCATTTCTTTTTTAACAAAAGCACAACAAATGTTTCTGGGAAAGACTGTCAATTGATTGAATGATCACCTTTAAGGTTCAAAGCCACATCAAATAGTAAATTCTATAGACAGATATATCTGTTCGACAAGGCTATGTGGAATCCCATGACACTTAAACACTTGGTGGAGATAGGCTACAATTAACCACTTTGAATAGTTATTgcaaacttttttttcctcaaaacCAATTTTAAGGCCTTAAAAGTACAAGGTGTAAATAATCACTTCACTTCAATATTTCAAAATGGGCCAAAATATCACTAGATTCTCAAGTAAATTAATCCTACAGGCCCACAATTTCCCTATTTGTACTCCCGTACAATTTACACAAGATTAATCACTGAATATATACTttataaaaagtttttcttcAAAAAGCTTTCTTTCTGTTTACTGTGTCAGACATATATAGATGCTTGGATATGTAGTTTGCTTTGTTTGCTTTGGCCTTTTCTTTATCCTTTCTCATTCCTTTCAACCATTCTTTAGTCCCCAGATGGACTGTAGCAACAggttgtgtgtggtgagtgtaaTTGGACAAGTGgtaatgtttgtttttctctcagggagtaaaagtatacaagAAACCATATATGAACCAGGTACATCTCTTGTCAAGATCATTCATAGAGGTGAGTGAaaggggagtggggtgagggtgggagggggaggggtgacAAGACTCGCGTCATACAATAACATACAGTACCATGCTAGCTCTGATCGGTTGCTGCTAACCGTTATTAGCGATGGAGATCAGTGTCGTTGCCGTTAAGTCCACAATACCATCGGACGCCAAACCATCTGGCCCCATTCTGCCCGCACGCTTTTCACCTTTGTGTCATTTCCCACGTCTCCATCCTGTGTGAAGATATGCTTTACAAAACGCAACTTGTATCGGGAAGTGAGGAAAATGCAGGAAGTAACTCTGTCTGTGCAGAAAACAAACATTgaacaataaaaacataaaaacatctAACCTTGGAGAAGTgctgtgtctctctttttttttttttaaggatggACTGAAGgtacaaatagacaaaaaaagcaattcacATTTGTTGTACAACTGTGTGCAAGTATATAGAAATTGCATGAAAGACAAAGCCTCTATAAtgcatgtgtgcagtgtgtgcgcgtgtgctgtgcatgtgtgctgtgcgtgtgtgtgtgtgtgtgtgtgtgtgtgtgtgtgtgtgtgtgtgtgtgtgtgtgtgtgtgtgtgtgtgtgtgtgtgtggtgatattCTTAAATCAGCTGGAGAATCCAACAATTCCTTTTCAATCTCAGAAGGGCAGAATGCGGCTCACTACATTCCTCGTCAAGACTAGAGCGAATTTGGTAGGTTTTGAAGTTTATCTTGAAACACTAAAATGGAAATGGTTGCACAATTATCAATATTGATTGTTATCTTCAagactagttttttttttttttttttaattcttcttTTCATCTTCTTCTTGTTGTCTGCCGCTTGGTTGATTTTACAAAAAAGAAGCCCAGTTTCTTGTTTGTATAGTTTGCTGGGCCTCCAGTGTTAGTGGATGGGCTGGCGGAGAGAGGCAGCAATCACTGCTGGGAGGTCTGAAGTGGGAGGAGCAGGATGGAGgatggggtcaggggtcagacgGGCGGGGCCTTGCGCTGCAGAAAGTACTGGTGGATGTCCTCGGCGTCACGCTTAAGCCACGCAGCGTTCAGGAGAATGTTCTCGCAGCACTGCTGTACCGTGCGCTCTGCTGCCGGCGCGTGGTGGCTCTCAAAGAAGCTCTGGAACAAACGCACAAGGTGTCGTCATGTCATGCCcatcatgcattcattcattcattcattcattcattcaatcaatcatttaatcattcattcatttagtcaTTAattaaatcattcatttagtcatttgttgtGTTCTCAGGAATGTTAATATTCAACCTGGGGACTGAATTGAAGTCTAtagcagagagaaagatattgataccataaacacatatatacacatactgcAATATACTGCTTGTTAATCTGGACAGTTTTAGGTTTTTTAGTTGCTTTAAAACCAGTTGAAgtaacaaacatgcacacaaagcaTGATCAATATATTTACACGTTTATTCCATTATTCCCTTGTTTTGGTGATTTAATAGATTTATTTGGGAGTTTGTTCACTCTTTCCGTAATTTATCAAAAATAGCATCTGTTTTTTACACAATAAATACATGTCACTTAAAAAACATTACTTAAAACCCCTAAGTAGTGACTGAGGGCAATTTGACACAGACCCATTTTTAGCTTGCATTAAGCCATTAGCCCAAAACTGTGCAGCAGAGTCGGAGTAGATTAATGGACAAGCAGCACTCACCTTCACCTCTGCAGCCATTTTGTCCACCGCAAATCCATCCACAGTGAGCTAGGAGAGAACATGCAGACATTTATTACAAATCCATCCACAGTGAGCTAGGAGAGAACACGCAGACATTTATGATGGCACAGGCGCTCTTGATCTGTTGTTTTGAAGGGACTCGCATGTGCCATAAACTTTTTCATTTCCACTAATCACTCTATCTGTTAGGAATGACATTCAAAATAGAGCTGGCTCGGAGTAAACAGGATGCTGACTAACACGCTGACACGCAGCATGTCCAGGTCAATTAAACATGATTGCCCCTTGTAGAGCATAGGTCAGTCCAATATAAGAATCCTCCTATTAAATACTCGTCTCACAAATAAAGGTAGCGCGTATACGACGAAAGGTCTACTTATCTGCAAAGTAACAAAGTGGCCTAATTTATCCAGCAGACAGCAGCCAGAAATAAAAGAGCTTTAGTCATTTCCATATTGTAGATAAAGGCACCGCACTGACACTCTGCTGTCTGACAGTCTTTGCGTTCAATAGAAGACTATCTTGCTGGCTCTTGTGGCATGAAAAAGAGCAGATTGTCGTATCATAATTGTCATTTCTGAAAGAAGCAGGCCTTTGAAACTCACACTCCAGACACATGCTTATGTTCCCATGAGCAGGCTCGGCCAGTACACATTTCTGTTTCACATGAGAATCATGTGTCTGAACGCCGCTCCAAGCCAGGAACAGAGGCCAGTTAAACAGCTCAATTCTGACTCACATAGTAATACAATTACGATAATCCAAACGCACAGAATTGTGCAGCGCTCAACATGAACGCGTCATGAGGGTGGTTATGACTGACTCATTACAGCAGATGCACAGCTTTGCAACGGATCTGACAAAGAAATATGGAAAAATGCTACCGTCAATGACTTACTGACAAATTGAGCCAACCCAAAAAGTGAATGTGAAAGAGCATGTGcaaaagtttgtgtgtgcactctcATGTATggctgagcgtgtgtgtgcgtacaacATCCATGTACACTTAAATGATTGTGGCTGGCCATCTGCTTGTCTGTGCACGTACAAGTAGTTATACGCATGTCTCTGCATGACGGGTGTCTGTGAactgcagacacacatatgGCAGTTGCGCCCGCTCACCTTGATGAGTCGTGATATGAGGAAGCCGCCCTGGTACCGGTTGTGAAGCTCCTCCCAGTTGTCCTTCACGAACTTCCACGCTGCTTTCCGGCCGTGCTTGCTGCTGCCTGCCACGCCCCCGATCACAGACACCGTGTCCTGAGGACGCACCTCCTCCTACGCGGGTCACATGACATGCTTGAGGCTGCGcccctccacaaacacacaacaggaACGATTCCATACACACATGCCCCTCCCTCGTCTACagtggcaggaaaaatcttaaTCTTTATTTATAGTATTAATGTATACATGTGCAATATCACATATATGCTTGAACTATCACTGTATGTATACAGGGCCTGGAAGCCGATGTACACATAGCCCTTAGGATAGACTAGAGTTGCCATAGACACGTACACATAGCCCTTAGGATAGACTAGAGTTGCCATAGACACGTGCAGTCACATTTGATGGAGTAAGTAACCTGTGTAAGTAACCAAGAGCTACCTGGCTAACCTCTCCATGGTAATGAGGAAGAACAGCGACAAAGGACTATTAAAGTGAAACTACTGGGACTGTCCACTGTCCAGTATGCACAAGTGAAGTAATGGGAGATAAAGGGGGATCATACCGAGAGGGCAAAGGTCAGGACCCTCTGGATGAGATCGGGAGCAGAGATGGCCCCCAGCACCCGCTCGATACGATTCTTCTCCTCCTGCATGTCCGCCTGCTTATGGAGCtgcaggagagggggagagagagagagagagagacatgagtgaagagagggagagagacagagggagagacagagggagagagagaggtagaatgAGAGCAATCCAGAGGCCGAGATATGGATGTATAGAGAGGGATATGATTGGGTGCAAAATACACAGGGGAGTGGGGCAAATAGACATATTGAATACAAAGAAGGGCAGAACTATTCTCTCCATAGCTTGACAACATGGAAGAAACAGCCTGGAGGTGAAATTGTCAAAGAAACAATGAGGGGGAGGGGTTAATTTACCTTAAACATTGTGTCCAGCGTTGTACTGTCTCCATGCTTAAGGACTGTAAGATATACCTGAAAGACAAACACGTTTTTCACTTTTACAGAATCAGGAACACTTTGTACATAAACTCAAAGACAGAAATGACAGGGACAAATTTCAAATAGCATTTATAAGTTGTGTTTAATGAGAACTAAATCAAATCTTTCTATTCCTACTCCTGTAAAGTCTCGCTCCCAAGTCCTCTCCATCCCCTAATCCTGTAACTCTTTGCAAGCATCAAGTCTTACATAGGACTTCCCCTTAGTTACTCAATCAGTGTTTAACAATTCACACAGTGTGAACTGCTTAAAGGCCATGAATATCAAGTTcaagagtgagagcgagagcgagagtgtgtttgagaggcTGTGGTCCTGTGTGCTTGTGAGACACTGAATTTCTGTGTCTAAAGAAATTTGTATGCACTGCTTCTATAGGACTGACAgtatatgtttctgtgtgtatgcatgtgcatgtttgcCTGTGGGCATGTAGCATGCGTGCCTGAACAAACTGtcaatgtgcctgtgtgtgtgtgtgtgtgtgtgtgtgtgtgtgtgtgtgtgtgtgtgtgtgtgtgcgcacgcgcatgtttgtgtatgtgtgtcaatcAAGTGTCCCTGGGCATAAGAGCCTCCTGGTCTCCCaccaaaatgcaaaacacaagTGACTCCAACTACCCTGTGTTCTTCTTGCATGTAGGACCTGAATAGTAAAACTGCTTACAGGGAATCTGACTTGGTGCTAATGTTTGCATTCACATCAACATGTAACACTTGTGACAACAGCACACATTGAACACTGCTATAAATACATACTCCAACTGACTTCACCATGGGAGCCATAATCAGGCAGGTGGGGGGTGAGGGCTCTCATAGTCCCCAGTCCCCATGTAAAAGAAACATCCACGCACagcagggggcagccgtggtctactggttaggaAATCAGACTTGTGACCGAAGGATGGCCCGTTTGACCCGGCTGGTAGGAGAAATGTGGTTGAATATCGCTCTCCCTTgtccacatccacggctgagctctgtgtgtgtgtgtttgttgtgtgtgtgtgtgtgtgtgtgtgtgtgtgtaaaaaccatggatgggtaaaatgcagtCGGATAGTACCTCGGGATCAATAAATATTGATCATCAATCTGTCTAGCCAGCCCATCGTCTCACAACACTTCCTGCTAAGAGTATCTGAATCCAAAACCAGGTGAAGCCCAGCTCACTGGCTCGGCTGAGAGGATAAATAAATGATGTGGAATGAGTCACAAGACAGACAGGTGAGTGTGAGCATTTATCTGTGTCAATACACAGCTAAGAAGCTGGGCCCAGATTCAGAGTAATACCCAATAATGCTTCAGCTCCTCCACAGCCTTTCTCCAGAGCTGGCTCTGTGTTATGGCTCTGCTTCTCTCACACATGTCTATATTGCCTTATGCGtgcttgtgcatatgtgtgtgagtctgtgcatgcatgtacatgtctgtgtatgtgtgtgtgtgtgcttatctgTGTATACGTGTATAGGCATGTTTGTTTAAGTATATTCCTATGTATGTGCACGAATATGCCTGCACTGTGCAGGCATTTACTTGTATgtttttatgcatgtgtgtacatgcataaatatgtgtgtttatgtgtgtgcatgtatataaatatgtatgtgtgtgtatgtgtgtttatatgtgtgcatcaTGCGTAATGTGagagtgtgcaggtgtgtgtgtgtgtgtgtgtgtggagacgggCTGTGCAGAGCTTACTGGGCTCCTGAGGTCTGCCGAGAGGATCTGCTTGCCCTCCACATGGTCCTTAAACCTCCGGCGGGCCTCCTCCAGCGTGGGCTTATGGCCCGCCTTCCCAAGCTTACCCAGAACCAGACCCCGCAACAGAGCATCCAGGTGGCCTACAcacaggggaggggggagaggagagagagagagaaagaacattaGGCAGAAATGAAAGGGCAGAGAAcgagggaaagggggagagataaggaaaagaggagaaaagcaaGTAAAGGTAGAGAGAAGGAAGGtgtgagaagaaagaaagaaagaaagagatatatagagagaaatCAATTAGGGGAGAAGtaaggagatggaggaagagaaagaggagagaagagtgtgaaggagaatgcagagagagagagagagagagagagagagagagagagagagagagagagagagagagagagagagagagagagagagagagagagagagagagaacatcatTAGCACTCGGTTTCACAGTTCACAGAACAAGCACCCAGGAGAATAAGGCCACATTGTCCCTGCTTCATTTGGTCCCGTCTCCACCAACAGAGCACCAACAGAGCACCCAACAGAGCACCAACAGAGCACCAACAGAGCACCAACAGAGCACCAACAGAGCACCAACAGAGCACCAACAGAGCACCAACAGAGCACCAACAGAGCACCAACAGAGCACCAACAGAGCACCAACAGAGCACCAACAGAGCACCAACAGAGCACCAACAGAGCACCAACAGAGCACCAACAGAGCACCAACAGAGCACCAACAGAGCACCAACAGAGCACCAACAGAGCACCAACAGAGCACCAACAGAGCACCAACAGAGCACCAACAGAGCACCAACAGAGCACCAACAGAGCACCAACAGAGCACCAACAGAGCACCAACAGAGCACCAACAGAGCACCAACAGAGCACCAACAGAGCACCAACAGAGCACCAACAGAGCACCAACAGAGCACCAACAGAGCACCAACAGAGCACCAACAGAGCACCAACAGAGCACCAACAGAGCACCAACAGAGCACCAACAGAGCACCAACAGAGCACCAACAGAGCACCAACAGAGCACCAACAGAGCACCAACAGAGCACCAACAGAGCACCAACAGAGCACCAACAGAGCACCAACAGAGCACCAACAGAGCACCAACAGAGCACCAACAGAGCACCAACAGAGCACCAACAGAGCACCAACAGAGCACCAACAGAGCACCAACAGAGCACCAACAGAGCACCAACAGAGCACCAACAGAGCACCAACAGAGCACCAACAGAGCACCAACAGAGCACCAACAGAGCACCAACAGAGCACCAACAGAGCACCAACAGAGCACCAACAGAGCACCAACAGAGCACCAACAGAGCACCAACAGAGCACCAACAGAGCACCAACAGAGCACCAACAGAGCACCAACAGAGCACCAACAGAGCACCAACAGAGCACCAACAGAGCACCAACAGAGCACCAACAGAGCACCAACAGAGCACCAACAGAGCACCAACAGAGCACCAACAGAGCACCAACAGAGCACCAACAGAGCACCAACAGAGCACCAACAGAGCACCCATCAGCTTCAGCACCTCCACCGTGCTGATCATGCCGGCCCGTGCCTGCAGGGGGCGACGGAGAGACGGGGGGGTAGAGGGAGCGAATATGTCATTCACAAAACGCCTCTGTTCTAGTCTTCAAAaacgaggaactgcaagagtgggtttgatcaggtgCAGTTTGCCAAAAGGATTGCAACAGTACgtcatttttgaaaatcgggcACATGGATCAAATACTACAGATCAGAGAGAGATAATAAAGATGAAAGACAGAGGGCAGAGAAAgcgtgaagagagagaaaggggaagggcaacaaaaagaaaaagaagaaaaggggAGGAAAGAGTTGGAAAGAAAAACAGGACACAGGCATCATAAAAGGGGGTTGGTCAAAATAAAAGGAGTTGAAGAGTGTTAtactgcgtgcgtgtgtgtgtgtgtgggcaaagGTGAGGgaagacaaaaacacaacagaagGTAACGTACGCCAGTCATAAATGTCACAGTGATGACACCACAGCTAGAGTCAATCATTGACACGTTTAACTACAGCTGCTTCTAATAGTGGCatg
This window of the Alosa alosa isolate M-15738 ecotype Scorff River chromosome 7, AALO_Geno_1.1, whole genome shotgun sequence genome carries:
- the c7h6orf120 gene encoding UPF0669 protein C6orf120 homolog — translated: MVPCCWSVLVPLVLLLSQAQGFLHFDDDDSSSAFAVPKEWVLLHVVQGHIGAGNYSYLRLNHDGRIILHMRSLKGDADLYVSDKTLRPSFDTYKLQSVTCGHDVVVVPGEFTRPVGIGIYGHPSHKESEFEMKVFYDQTALSEDPFKRDAYPSEEGSQSQPRYPKGGGEEDFEEEEESIFWTILIGILKIILEILF